The following is a genomic window from Thalassoglobus sp. JC818.
TCTCAGTTCCGCGACTCGTCAGTCTAGTCGCTAGCCAACAGAATTGAAATTAGGTTTTATAGTGTTGGACAGATCGTCGGAATTCATTCGAGCATTCGAACTTTGGACCTAAAGTGATGAACAGCCCTATCAACCAACGGTTCATTCAACAACTTCCATTCGAACTCACGATCCTCGGTCGCAAAGTCCAATTGAAGTTGAACAGTAAGTCTGAAATCAAAGCCATTCCCGATCAGACGATCAATGAAAGTGCTTTTCGGCGAGCATTCAAGCGATGGGATGATCGAAAGTACCTTTGGGATTCCAGCGTTGAAAAGGCCAACCGGACCGCAATCAGAAGTCACTTCAATGACGAGAAAATCTCCGCCAAGTTTCTCCAATTCACTTTTCGGGAACCGATTGGAATAAAGCTGTTGCTGTTCGACGAATCTCCAAAACGTGCTGTCTACAACTGCCGTCATATTGCAATTGAACAAATGTGCCTGACTTGGCTTGCATTGTCGTTCAACGAAAAGACGGTCGATGGCTCACTAACGCATGCGATCCCGTGTGCAGGATACATGTCCAAGATTCCAAAGTATCTTTCATTCCCGGAAAACCTTGCGAACGGTGCAATTGTCGACGTTCTTTGCTCGAAGAATGTGCTAGATGACTCTGGATAATGTGCCGTCCACAAGAAGCCAAACGCTCGCACTCTGTTCAATTTCTACCCGTTTTTGGAAGGTGAAGGCACAAGCGAAATTGATTGAAGTCAGAATGACAAGACGTTTGCCGTCATGCTTTCGACGTCAACAGCGGCGGAAGGATGCGTGTCGACTGGCTGGTAGTAATTTCGAAGAAGTGAAGACACTTCGACTACTTCCATTTCGCCTTGAGAGTTGACGATGACAGTTGTTTCAGGTTCACCCTTTTGAATGTTCGCGGTCGGGCTTTGCTGTTGATGCTGACCGCCGAAATTCATGGTCTGACTCATTTGAACTACGTCGTTGAAAGCCTGATTGCTGACGACATTGGCGACGGCTTGACCGTCCTGACACTTGCAACCAGTGTTGTCAGCCTTGGCTTTCTTGCGGCTTGCAAGTTCAGCGGCCAATTCTTCATCTGAGTAGTTCGCAAGCTGCATCTTGTTCCGACCGAACTTCTTCTTGAGTAGTAGGTCTTTGCGTTCTTGCTCAGCACTTTTGCCCCGCAAGCTTTCGTCAAAGTTGGGTGATGCAAGCTTCTTGTCGCTCGCGTTCATGGTCAGTCCTTGACCTTCTTCATTGGCGGTCAGCCGAGGCTGAATTCCAGTTCTCCTCATCATCATTTGACGAAGAGATTCTTGCTTCTCTGTTAACTGTGGCATTGTCATTTTCCTTGTTGTTGGTCGCGTGGTTGATGTTCAAAGTGTCTTAGAAACTCTTGGCAATTTGAAAGGGCAGATCACAGCCCGCGTTTTTTTTTAGCTTCACGCGACACTTGGGCATCTGACCATTCTGACAGCGGGATTTCACGAACCGTTCGCAGTTGGTCGAACTCATAGTCACCAAGTTCAGACGGCTTGAGAATCTTTCGATCGTATGCTTCTCCAAAGACTTGAGCGTCTGAGACTTTGGCAAGTTCAGCCTGTCGCTGCGTCGCATCCTGCACCGACTTTTTCGGTTCCAAGTTGCCGACCATGCCATTGAATTGATAGGCGAAGGGGGAGTTAATTGTGTTGACTTCATGATTGGTTTTGTTGTTTGCCATGATCATTGATTTCCTCTTGAGAATGGGATGATGATAAAGGCCGAATTCAGGTTGGTTAATGAAACCGAATCGGTAGTTTACGTTGAACAGGCTTTGATTGAGGAGCCGCGATTTCTCAACACAGTGACCGTGTGTTGACGGGCAAAGTCGGCTGGTTTTTGGATCGATTTTGAACGCTCATTTCGTCGGTCTCGTTTGCTGAATTTGAATAGGTGCAACTCTTTTGCCTGCCGCAAATGGCAACAAAAGTAAACCCCTTTCCCCGTTGTATGCGTGAAGAGTAGTCAATAGGTGCAAGTCAGTCACAGCCTGTCATGCCTTAACTACTGTCAATCCTTCCTTCGGGGCCAGAACCTTCTTTGAATTTCCAGCCTGTTGAAATGGTCGCCCCTGCCAAGTTGTTGATGTCGAGTTTCTGACGCGGCTTCTTCAGTGATGCCAGAAACTTCGCCTTGTCGCGTTGTGCCTTTTTCCCTTTGACTTTGATTCGCTCAACTCGCTTGATTGCTCGTTGTTGCAAGTATGCGTCAATCTGTGCTTGGCTGAATTTGTACCTTGGTCTCTCATTCCCCCGGCCAACATTGAAACACTCGATCTCACCAGCGGCCAAGATTTTCCGAAATGTACGAAGTGAAACGCCGATCTTCTTCGCGGCTTGTGCTGAACTGAATTGGGGGCCGAAATATGGGGTTGTTTCGCTCATCAGTTGGGCATTCCTTTCACCGAACGATCGACATGGGCTGAATGTTGCGACTGTTGAAGCCCGTTCTTTTTCCGTCCGCTTGCTGACCCGTCGCGAAATGCGTACGTGATACGTCCGGCATCAACTTCGATTAAGTCATCATCAAGAAGGTCAGCCAGCACTCGAATCAACAGCGGTGAAGCTTTGACTGATCTTTCAAGGTCAGTCAGCGTCATTCCGTTCGGATAGTCATCTTGCGAGTTGCGAATGATCGCAAGCACTTTCGTTCGTGCGGACACGTCTTGTTCAGACAATCGATGTTGTGAGTGTTGAGTCATGAGAGCCAAACCATTCCGGCGGGTTCCCCAGACAAAACAAAATCGCTCGTCCAGTCACTGCCGAATTTTCCGTGCCTCATTGTTCCAACTTTGAGGTCAGACCACTTTGATGGTTGCCGTTCGATGGAAATCGAATTGCCCCCACACCATGCGAGTACATCTGATCCTTCGATGGACAGATTGGGAAGAAGGCCGACAACACATGGAAAGGCTTCGGCGGCTTCCATGTCAGCCCATAAGTCCCAAATGAAGTTGGCCGTCTTCTTGTTGCTGTCCACATCGATAACACTTGTGAAGTCATCAAAGACAATCAGCCGCACGTCTGGATAGTCAGCTAGAAAGCAGGCGAATTCACCAAGCTTGAAGTCATTGTCATCATCAGTCGTATAGATCAGCACGTTTTGTGTGTTGAACATTCCGCCGAACTGAACAAGGTTTGACATTAGCTTTTCAACAGCATCCGGTCCTTTGGTATTGATCCACACACATTGACCGCGTGGATTGAGAGTTCCATCAGGCCAAGGCAAACCCCGAATTGTTCGTGCAATCAAATCATAGGCGAAGGCACGGACGCCATATGACCAGCCTTGAACCAGCGTCAGTTGATTGGGGGCAATGTGTCGACCATGCAAGCCAGCACGCCCACAACAGAATCTTTCAAACTTCCGTGCCCAAGGATTCTGAGCGAAGCAATTGAAAGCGTGTCTGTATCGCTCAATCTGCGGGTCAACGGAATCAATTTCATCATCCACATGACGACCAGCGGTGATTGATTCAAGTTGATCTTGGAATGACACATTGACAACAAACGTCGATTGCTCATCATCGGGGCTTGGTCGGGGCATCTTCTTTGACGCACGGCCTGCATAATCGGCGGCGTGGAATGTTGGCCAACCTTCCAACGTCTTCATGTTCGAACTCCTGTTTCTGATTGATGCGACCACCCCGGAAATCAGCCCCCCGGTTGTGAAAGGTGATTTCCGGCCCTGGCACAAGACCATCTTGGCCGGGGTTGTGGTGGTCACAAACAAGACGTGGTTGCTTGTGCAAATTCCCAGTGCGGATAGCTCAACTTGGCAGTGAACTCACTGGCAAGCCCGTCAGCACTCGTTGACGAAATTCTGAATTCATTAAGGCCGCCATCCGATCGGCTGAATTTGTGTTGCCATTCACAATTGAAGTTGGCCGTTGCCGGTCCGATTGCCAAACAGGGACGGTTGCCTACCAACTCAAGAAATCGTTCCCAGTCAACATCGACTGGACAACGCCCCGGCGTCAGTGCATCAACGACGATTCCTTTGGCTTGGCTGACGTCCGGTTCATTTGCAAGCAAGAACTCAAGAGCATCTGCAAGGCTGTTGATTCCGCGTTCGCGGTTTCGAGCGACTTCCCCGCGTAGCGGCACGATCTGAATCCATGACAAACGTTGCCTGTCAGCATCGACCAAATTCAGCCGGTCAACCGTGTCCTGAAACGGGTTGTGAGTATCAGTCAAAAAGATGCTCCCCTGCTCGCCATGCTCATTCATTTGGAACGGACTGCTAACCGGCCCGTCATGGTTGACCAAATCCAAGGCCAGTCGGCATGACAGCAAGCTGTTCCCGCTTGCTTCAGGCAAGTCGAAAATATGAGTGTTCTTCATGGTGCAATTTCTTTCGGTTTTGTTGTCAACACACCGGAAATGTGTTGACTGTTGTCACACCTTCTGGCATTGGTGAACTTGTGTGCTGATTGGCGTAACCAACGCTCCGGAATCGATGGGCAAAAAATGGCCGTTCATTCGCGGGCCTCACGGTCTGTCCCAAGTGTTTCCGCATAAATCATGCGGTCGATCTTGTGCCGGAACGGCTACTGTTCCGCGTGGAACAGTCACTGTTCCAGTGTTTTTGGCATAACTCATGCGGCCAAACCCACTTTGGAACACTGGAATAGTAAATTTGCCCCAACTCTTTTTACTACTACTCATTTCTCCATTCCCCATTGCTGATTATTACTCTTGCCAATGCTGAAGAATTCACTGTTCCGCTGTTCCAAGAATAGAAATAGATGAAAAATTATGCGGTAAAGTCTGGAACAGTGACCTATCTGAGTGTTCCAAATCGATGTTGAGTGTGCCAAGTTCATCACCATCCCCTTTCGAACTTGTCGAAGCCGTCCAAGTCGGCACGCTCAAAACGCTTCATGATGTTTTTCTGAACATCATCGTCAGCCCCAAGCCGAATGAATCCCCGGCTTTTTCCGCCGTCATAGTTGATTGGATTTTCCGGGTACTCAAACTGCTTTGAGTATTCGTCTGATTCATTGATCAACTGATTGAACATGGTCCCGGCAGTTTTCGTGTCAACTCGCTGACGGCCTTCAATGCTCATGATGTGTGCCACAAGGCGGCTTGGAATGAAAATTGAATCCTGACCAACGTCGTAACCAATCTTTGAAAGAAACGAATCAACAGCCGTGACCATGTCATCATTGTGGCTGGCTTCAGCGTCTACTTCGCCGCGTCGTTGCTTAATGAGCAATTGAGCGTCGTTGCAGCGAGTTAACTTTGAAAGAACGTCGCCTTCCCATCGGCCCCACCGTGATGACTCTTCAATCTTCTGCCGGTCCTTCATCCCAATCTCAAGGAACGTGCGAAGCCCGCCAAGGATTTCCGTGCGATGCTGCTTCATGAATTGGATGACTTCAGAATCCCAACTTTCAGAGTACGACTTGCGAGCGTTGCCCATCTTGATGATGACGGAGCGTTGCGAAATGTCCGTTGCGAATTGAGGCGAGTTCATTGTCAGAACAAAGATGGCGTTGTTGACTCGCGTGCCCGAACCAGCCCAAAGAACCTTTCCACTGACCTTCTCAGTCGTCATCAATGATTCAAGCATCGAATTCGAAAGCTTAGTTGACTTCATGTTGTCGAAGAACAGCGTTCTTGCAAAAAGCCCTTTGCCGCTCATAAGCGACTGCGAAAGCCCGGACTCTTGACCCCATACACTGGAAAGAAAGTTCGGTCGTCAAACACGTTTTGACAGAAGTATTCAACGACTTTCGATTTGCCGTTGCCCCGGCCATGATCCGATGTGATCACAAAGACCGGCGGTCGAGTCTCCCGCCAGCCGTAAACCAGCGTTGCCCAAAAGACGCGGCACAATTCACGATCAAGTTCAGTTTCAAAGCGAAAGAAGTCGAGACACTTTTCAAGGTGCATCGTTGAACAAGCATCAGGAATTGGACACCCGTAAAGTGTTCGTTCTTTGATCGGGAAATGCGGAGCAAATTCAACACTATCCAAAACCGGTCGATTTTGACGCAGCCATTCAAAAGTGACTTTCATTGATGGGCATCCAGCACCACCGATGAAATCGACGTTTTGCCCCATGCTTCCACTAAGAAACGCTTCAAGCATTTCCGGCTTTGCCATGACAGCAAATTCACCGTCAGATTTCCTCATGACTAAATGACTTGCCCAGACTTGAGGATCACCATCGAATTCATCCTCAATCTGACTTTCGATGTTGTTCACCGAAAGCGGATGTCTGTAGTGGTGATTTGTGATTGAAGAGCCGGGCTTGCGGTTGATCCGTTTAGCTGTTCCCCGGTTTGAAGTCATCGGCGGAACAAATGCTTCGCGACAATTCCACAAGAAGAGCTTGGCATCGTCGATGTCATCACAATGGTCAGTGAAATAATCCTTCACATCGAATCCATCAGGCACATCATCCAAGCCCAATTGCTTCGCTAAGCTTGCCATGCGGATGACTGAGAATTCAGCAGGCTGTGCCGGTTCAAACGCTTCATAGATTTTCTGAATCGAATCTTCGCCGCGTGCGTCGGCATGAACCAACAAGACAAGGTGCTTGCCCCTCGCCTGCCGCTGCACTGTTCCCGTTTTCCAAATGGACAGGACACCGGCCCCGCGTCCACCCCAGACGCAGTTGATTCCCAACTCCATCATCTTCAACGCATCGGTTGGGGATTCCGACACAAATTGGATGTCAGCAGATTGGGAAGATGCCGAATCGTCATCATTGAATAGATCGGCTTCAGCGTCGCATCCGACCGGAAGTGTATGATTGGTGATTGCCCGCCGTACTTGTGCTGGTACTTGTTCTGATTGATAGTATTCGCCGAAGTTATCGCCAGCGATCCAGTAGACGCAGTATGTGTCTTTGTCGCTTTTCTTTTTGTTCTTGATTTGAATGAGACTGACGTTGCTCAACTCGTTCGGGAATTCAACAACGGCCCGTGACTTTGCTTTGATCGATTTGAAGTTAAGCGACTTGGCATCGTTGATGACTTCATTCAACGCATCTTGGTTCGCTGGCGTGGTGCATTGAAAAACCGGTTCATTTCCCCCGAAGTAGTGACTTGAATGCCATTCCAACAACACGCGAAAGGCTTCCTGATAGTCTTCATCGTGGGCACGGCTGGCAGCCAGCCAATCAAGAATTTGTTCGTTGCCCTGGCCAACGGAACCTTCAGTGACTGAAAACGGCTCTTTGTTGATCAGTATCCAGTCTTCATGTTCGCCATCTTCAACAAGAGCGTTGCAAACTTCGCTGGCAAACTCGTCAAGCCCATAGCGACCGATCCGATTCAAAAGTTCGGTCAAGCAACCGTTTTCGGTTCGATATCTTTTCCCGTCATTCCATGCTGAAAACTTCAGGTCTGATGCTGGCTGTGACAGGTCTTGTAAATGATCTTTTTTCGTCGTAGTCTTCATTTGCTTATTCCGAACCCCGTCAAATCGACCGCCAAGCGATTTCGACGGGGTTTTCCATTGATGCTCAACACAGTGTGTTGAAGGATTCCTTCCTTTCTTGATGAAACCGTGCTCCCAACCACGTAGAGCACTGATTCACCGAACCGACTCTTTTACACTCTCGCAGGCACGCGACCCCGAACCGTTCCTCGTCGATCTGCTTTCACTTCGACTTGTATGCCCGTCGCGTTCTTTGTTCGCGACGCGAGAAACTCGTCAACTTGTGCCTGCGAAAATCGGTATCGCGGCCAGCCAGTGCCGGGCTGAAGACTCACATCGAAGAAGGCCAAAAGGCGTTTCTTGCACAGTCGACGCACGCCATCAGGCGAAAGCCCGGTCTGCTTTCCCACATCTTCACAGTCAAGCGTCGCTGCGAAATAGTCATCAGGTTTCTCCGCCTCGTCTTTCCGTCTCGTCATTGTGATAAAATCCTTGTGGTTGAGTCACAAATGTTCACAAATACAAGATTTTATCGAGGTTTGAAGCGATCTGTCAAAAAACTTGAAATTTCGCAAACCATTACATATAAACGATTTCCGAAAGCTCGAACTTGCAAACTCCAACACTTATTTAATATGTGGCACGGAATTTGATTGATTGGCATGAAATGACAGGACCATGCCCTTGTCAAGCCTTCATCTGTCAACCCTTGTCACGCCTTCGCCCACTTCAGCAGACCCAAATCACCCAAATTATCATTGTGATTCGGCCCGTCATCTTCCCATTCTCTCGCCATCGGCCCGGCCCCGTAGCCTTGACAGGATTACAGCCCCTGTCATGGCGCCTGAGAGAAAAGGATTAACAACTTCAGATACGTTGCCAGAATAAAGCTTTCAGTGATTCTGGCCCGCTACCACTGGCGAAACTATTGAGCCTCCCGGTTGACCCGACCGGTTGAGGCTCTTTTCATTTCAGAATTGGCCGTACTTGCCCAGCCAAAGGATGTGACTCATTCAACATCCAAGGAACATACGTGTTATTAGCATCAAAGAGCCAACCCATAGTGCCGTGTTCGGGACGATGAATTTGATCAAACGGAATCCCGGTGAATTGAGAGAGTACGGAAGCATACGATTCCTCGTGCCACGGATTCATGCACGAGTCGCCGTCAACAGTTGACCGCCATTCAATTCGGTAGCTGACATGTCCATCTGCATCTTGAAAGAATTGAATATCAGATTCTTGGCACAGCAAACTTGCTCCGTATGCAAGCCGAGCAACAACTTCCGTGAACTGGTGAGGGTGCAACTTTTTGTTGGCGAGTTTTGCAGTTAATGGCTCTGCAACCTTCTGGTGAACGCCATTCTCAAAAAAATCGCCAATGATGCCAATTTCTCCAAATCGTAGAGCTATGAATCCGTTTAGTGCATCGTCTTTAAGATCAAATTGCAAATCCGTTTCTTCGGGGCACTGGCATTCGAAGATCCAAAGCGACCCCGGATGCCAATCATGGGGAGCCTGCATCTGGAGCCAAAAATGTAGCATTGCGTATCTTTGCAGAAATTCCGGTGTGAGAATTTTTTCGGAATTCGGGTCAGTCCGGTCAACAGCAAGTGATAATTCTTTGAATTGAATGCCAACAAAAATCTTTCCAAGCCACTGAATCAATTCGAATCGTGAAAGCTTGGAAAACATTTCGAATCCAAGCTTGCTCGCCTCTTCAATTCTCTTCTCAATTGGTGCCAGGCCATCATTGTTGCAGACTTTGCAGCACGGTATCGTAAGTCGTCGGTATGAAATCGTCGTCCCGTTCAGCAGGGTCAAATGCTTTTCCCACAAATTGAAGCGATGTTGAAGCCATTTTGGGAAAACGTGTTCAACCGTGCCGTTCTGGTCTGACAATGGTGTCGCACAAAGAAAGCAATTGTTTGGTGCGTACGGATGCAGTAGCACGGCCTTCAATCGTTCGGCTTCTGATTCGAAATTGGACACGAGCTTTCTACCTCAATCAAAGTTGTGTGCTACCAAGCATGCCTAAATACACCCTACTTTGTTAAGCCAGAAACCGGTGCTTGATGCTGTAAAAATGGATAAAAGCAATGGAACAAACGGTTATTGTTGAATGGACATTCACGCCTGATGATTTCTTCGAGGAACCATTCACGATTGAATTCGATCGTTGCAAATTGGAAATCGAAAGCAGCAAAGTATCAACGAACATTCAACCAAGCGAATTCACGGAAGCTTTGAAGCATTCTCTGCATCGAAACTTGCATGATCATTTTCGCGGCGTCATGCTGGCATCCCACAAAGAGTTTGAATTGAGTCAGCCCTTGGTGTCGCGACTTCACGACGATGGGCATCGAGTCGTTGAATTGTCGGGTACTTGCGTCATCAAATCTGGTGGTAGTGTCGACTGCATCGTGACGAATGGGGATGGAGTTGTCATCCGTGACACTCGTGCTGAACGAATCGCAAAGAAGCAGAAGACGGCAACGAGAATTGCAGGCTCAATCCAGTCTGATGTTTTGGTTCCTGTTCTTGTTGCGAGTTATGAAGCTGCCGTTCGCGACCCCGACAACGAACTCATCCATCTTTATGAAATTCGAGAAGCGTTGAAAAAACAGTTCAACAACGAGGGCAACTTGCGAACAAAGTTAGGGATCACAAAATCTGATTGGAGCGACTTTGGGAGACTAGCGAACGATGAACCGGTCAAGCAAGGACGCCATCGTGGAAGTCATTTAGGCAATTTGCGTGGTGCCAATGAAGAAGAGTTGACGTCAGCACGCAACTTTTCATTTTCACTTATTGAAGCATACTTGAATTACTTGGACCGCCAAGAAGCTGAACACCATGGAGATAGATTGAGTCAACCAGAAGTTCGATATGATCATTCAAAAAAAATCGGTAACCAAGGGGATGTTATTAAACATGCGTGCTGGGTCTCGCTTCTCGTATATGCACTCAATCAAAACCCTGATGGCATTGTTGCTGACATCCATGCTGGCCGACGGGAGTACGAACTACCCCAAACTGGCGAATGGAAAAATGGAATTGGCAAACTAGCTGAATTGATTCATGAGCACTCACCATTGTCATCAGTTCTTGAATCTTATGCAGGAAAATTCATTGCCAAAGACTTGGCCGCAGGCAGTCGTTACTTCGGATCATGTGGAATCAGTCAAGAATTGATTCGCAATGCAGGCACGAACGCACAACTCTGGTTGTGTGACACAAATGAAGAAGTGACAAAAGCATTGATTGAATCATTTGCAGGCTCTAGCAATGTTTCCGTACGAAACACTGATGGCTACTCACTCTGCATGGAACTTGACACCAATGTTACCGCTGTGCTGATCGACCCACCGTCAATTGAGACAGAACAAACGGTTGCAGCGATCGAACATCTGAACAAATACCAGATACAATTTTTGTGTTGGATGCCACGTACATCCAAGTATGACAGGAAAGAGAAGAGAGCTACCGAAGCGGGCACTTCACTTGACTTCATTACACGTTGCAGGGGAGTCGCAACCGTCCACACAGTCCAGTGGTATAAGTTCGGTCATCGAACCCCCGGATGCACCCTTGCCGTTTCGAAACACCATCCAGATACAATCAAGCCAGTGTTGAGCGAACTATGCAACATTCTTGGTTGGAGCCTGAATGGCTCAACTTACGAGAATGGGACGAAGTCTTGATGATTTGCCCTTTGAGAATTGGTTTGAACAATCAACAAGATGTGTTGAGCCAACTTGCGAGCGTCAGAAACCTTGGGTTTCAGCCGATTCTCGGTCA
Proteins encoded in this region:
- a CDS encoding helix-turn-helix domain-containing protein, which produces MSETTPYFGPQFSSAQAAKKIGVSLRTFRKILAAGEIECFNVGRGNERPRYKFSQAQIDAYLQQRAIKRVERIKVKGKKAQRDKAKFLASLKKPRQKLDINNLAGATISTGWKFKEGSGPEGRIDSS
- the rlmJ gene encoding 23S rRNA (adenine(2030)-N(6))-methyltransferase RlmJ — translated: MEQTVIVEWTFTPDDFFEEPFTIEFDRCKLEIESSKVSTNIQPSEFTEALKHSLHRNLHDHFRGVMLASHKEFELSQPLVSRLHDDGHRVVELSGTCVIKSGGSVDCIVTNGDGVVIRDTRAERIAKKQKTATRIAGSIQSDVLVPVLVASYEAAVRDPDNELIHLYEIREALKKQFNNEGNLRTKLGITKSDWSDFGRLANDEPVKQGRHRGSHLGNLRGANEEELTSARNFSFSLIEAYLNYLDRQEAEHHGDRLSQPEVRYDHSKKIGNQGDVIKHACWVSLLVYALNQNPDGIVADIHAGRREYELPQTGEWKNGIGKLAELIHEHSPLSSVLESYAGKFIAKDLAAGSRYFGSCGISQELIRNAGTNAQLWLCDTNEEVTKALIESFAGSSNVSVRNTDGYSLCMELDTNVTAVLIDPPSIETEQTVAAIEHLNKYQIQFLCWMPRTSKYDRKEKRATEAGTSLDFITRCRGVATVHTVQWYKFGHRTPGCTLAVSKHHPDTIKPVLSELCNILGWSLNGSTYENGTKS